The Ovis aries strain OAR_USU_Benz2616 breed Rambouillet chromosome 6, ARS-UI_Ramb_v3.0, whole genome shotgun sequence genome includes a window with the following:
- the LOC132659988 gene encoding rho GTPase-activating protein 20-like yields MLSFINQKGPFTEGIFRKPASIKSAIALKEKLNAGHKVNFDDEPILVVSSVLKDFLRNIQGSIFSARLYDKWLDVIDQGNEEEKITATQRLVDQLPKANVVFLRHLFGVLHNIEQHSSSSQMTAHDLSLYLTPSILCLLNSGSSAFENVSKKVTRSLILCLVGQSPHFEPEVLVLTLVNPCFKVHILITPPWSGRVLLWLGMGRCLLTENS; encoded by the exons ATGCTTTCCTTTATCAATCAGAAAGGGCCGTTCACAGAAGGCATCTTCAGAAAACCAGCCAGTATAAAATCCGCAATAGCCCTAAAGGAGAAACTAAACGCTGGACACAAAGTTAACTTTGATGATGAACCCATTCTCGTAGTATCGTCGGTCTTAAAG GATTTTCTTCGAAATATCCAAGGGAGCATCTTTTCAGCCCGTCTCTACGATAAATGGCTTGATGTTATTGATCAAGGGAATGAGGAGGAGAAAATAACTGCGACCCAGAG GCTTGTAGACCAGCTACCGAAAGCCAATGTAGTTTTTTTGCGACACCTTTTTGGAGTGTTACACAACATTGAGCAACATTCCTCATCCAGTCAGATGACAGCTCATGATTTATCCTTGTATCTCACCCCAAGCATCCTTTGTCTGCTTAATTCTGGCAGCTCAGCATTTGAAAATGTCAGCAAAAAGGTAACAAGATCTCTCATTTTATGCCTTGTGGGGCAGAGTCCCCATTTTGAACCTGAAGTCTTGGTATTAACGCTGGTGAATCCGTGTTTTAAAGTGCACATTTTAATTACACCGCCTTGGAGTGGCAGAGTCCTACTCTGGTTGGGCATGGGAAGGTGTCTTTTAACTGAGAACAGCTGA